Within the Thermus oshimai DSM 12092 genome, the region CGGGGTGAACATCCTGGAGTCCTTGGACATCACCAAGGGCACCGCGGGGAACGCCATCGTGGAGGACCTGGTGGAGACCGCCAAAAACAAGGTCCAGCAGGGGGAGCCCCTGAACCTCACCCTGGCCCAGAACCCCCTGGTCTTCCCTCCCATGGTGAGCTCCATGGTGGCCATCGGCGAGGAGACGGGGGCTTTGGACACCCTCCTTTCCAAGATCGCCGACTTCTACGAGCGGGAGGTGGACGAGGCGGTGGCCAGCCTCACCGCGGCCATCGAGCCCCTCATGATCATCTTCCTGGGCGTCATCGTGGGCATGATCGTGGCGGGGATGTTCCTGCCCCTCTTCAAGATCATCGGGACCCTCTCCGTGCAATAAGGGCCTCCGCCACCTCTGGGGGAACCGGCATCACGGAAAGCCGGTTCCCCCGTTTTACCAGGGGGTGGTCTTTGGGAAAAAGGGCCTTCAGCGCCTCCAGGGGGATGAGGGGCCAGGCCTCGAGGAACTCCACCTCCACCGTGAACCAGCGGGGCCTTTCCGGGGTGGCCTTGGGGTCAAAGTAGGGGCTTTGGGGGTCAAACTGCGTGGGGTCGGGGAGTAGGGTGCGCACCACCCGGCAGAGCCCGGCGATCCCGGGGGGGAGGGCGCGGGAGTGGTAGAAGAAGCAGAGGTCCCCTTCTTGCATCTGCATCAGGTAGTTCCGGGCCTGGTAGTTCCGCACCCCGTCCCAAAGGGCCCGCCCTTCCCGCTTGAGGTCCTCAATGCTGTACACCTCCGGCTCGGACTTTAAAAGCCAGTAGGCCATGCCCTGGAGTCTAAAGGCCGCTTTAGCCCGGGCCAAGTCCCCTTAAGGTCCTTTCCCCTACCCTTAGGGTATGCGCGCCCTGGCCCTCCTTGCCCTTTTCCTTTCCGCCTGCACCCTCACCCTGGAGATCGCCCCCGGCCCCGTCTTGGGCCTTTCCACCCAGGCCACCTACTGCCAGGACCGCCCCACCCGGCTGGACTACCGCCTCTTCCTGGAGGGGCGGGTGGACCGCCTGGAGTTCTTCTGGGTGCCGGAAGGGGTCCACCCCTCTCGGGCCCGGCCGGAGGAGACCTGGGCCCTTACCGGGCCTTTTTGGGGCCCCGAGGTGGCGGGCTACCTCGAGGCGGCCCCCACGGGGGAGATCTGGGCCGTTTACCTTGTTCCCCAGGGCATCCGGGTGGACCCCCTCCCCACAAGGCGCCTTTGGGCGCGGGGGGCGGTGGACGGGGTTTTAGGGCCCTACGTGCGGGCCCAGGACCCGGTGCGGCCTGAGGCCTCTCCCTCCTGCGACCCCGGCTGGTAGCCTAGGGGCATGGGGGTTCGGGAGGAGCTAAGGCGGCGTTTCGGCCCCCGGGCCCTTCTGGCCCGGGCGGAGAAGGAGGTCTACCGCTACGACGCCATCCTGGTGGGGGAAAGCCCCCTGGCGGTGGTCCTGCCGGAGACGCGGGAGGAGGTCCAGACCCTGGTGCGCTTGGCCCGCCGCTATGGCCTCCCCCTGGTGCCCCGGGGGGCAGGGAGCGGCCTCTCCGGGGGGGCGGTGCCGGAGGAGGGGGCCATCGTGGTGGCCTTCACCCGCATGACCCGCCTGGAGCTCTTCCCCGAGGCCCGCACGGCCTGGGCCGAGCCCGGGGTGACCACGGCCCGCCTTTCCGAGGCCGCCCGGCCCTTTGGCCTCTTCTACCCCCCAGACCCCGCCTCCTACCGCACCAGCACCCTGGGGGGGAACCTGGGGGAGAACGCCGGGGGGCCCCTTTGCTTCAAGTACGGGGTCACGGGGGATTACGTCCTGGAGGTGGAGTTCGTGGACGCGGAAGGGGAGGTGCACCGCCTGGACCGCAGGGCCTACGACCTCCCGGGCCTCCTCATCGGCTCCGAGGGCACCTTGGGCCTACTTACCGGGGCCAGGCTCCGCCTCCTCCCCCTCCCCCCCCACCGGGCCACCCTCATGGCCGCCTTTCCCGGCGTGGAGCCCCTGGCGGAGGCCGTTTCCCAGGCCATCGCCTTGGGGGCGGTGCCGGCCCGCATGGAGTTCATGGACCCCGCCTGCGTGAACGCGGTGGAGGACTACCTGGGCATGGGCCTCCCCCGGGGGGAGGCCCTCCTCCTGGTGGAGACGGACGGGGAGGAGCGGGAGGAGGTGGAGGCGGAGCTTGCCCTTTTGCAGGAAACCGCCCTCCGTTTCGGGGCCCGGGTGCGGCGGGCAAAAGACGGGGCGGAGGCGGAGGCCCTCTGGCGGGCCCGGCGGGCGGTGAGCCCGGCCTTAGGCCGCATCCGCCCCAAGCGGGTGAACGAGGACATCGCCGTGCCCCGCTCCGCCCTCCCTAAGGTGGTGGCGGAGATCGCCGAGCTGGGCCGGGCCTTTGGCCTCATCGTGGTCCAGTTCGGCCACATCGGGGACGGGAACCTGCACCCCAACATCCTCTTTGACCCAAAAAGGGAGAGCGAGGAGAGGGTCTGGGAGCTGGCCCACGAGATCGCCCGGGTGGCCCTAAAGCACGGGGGCGTGCTTTCCGGGGAGCACGGCATCGGCCTCATGAAGCGGGCCTTCCTGGCCGAGGCCCTGGACGGGGAGACCCTTAAGGCCCTCCGGGCGGTCAAAGGGGCTTTGGACCCCCACGGGCTTTTCAACCCCGGGAAGGTGCTCCCCCCCTAGGGCCCGGGTCATTTTTCACGGCGTTTTCTTAGGTGTGGTGGAAGATGGGCCCATGGACTGGGGGCGCGTGCTCTACACCGTGGCCTGGGTGGGCCTGCCCATGGGGATAGGGGTCCAGCTCCTCCACAACCCTCCCAAGGACCCCCGCCTGTACCTGGCCTACCCCCTCTTCGGCCTCCTCTTCGCCTGGGCCCTCCTCCAGGAACCGAGGAAAGCCCCAAAACTCCTCACCCATGCCCTGGGGGCCTACCTCGTCTTTGAGGCCTGGCGGGCGGGGAGGGAGTACTTCGTGGTGGGCTTCTGGAGCCCCGCCCTCTACCTCCTGGCGGCCTTCGCCTACCCCCTCCCCTATGCCCTTGCCGCAGGTGCCTTCTGGGGTGGGCTCCTGGTCCTCCTGCCCCTCCTTCTGGGCCAGGGGGGCTTCCCCTTCCCCCACTACGCCCTGGCCCAGCCGGTGCTCCTGGCCCTGAGCCTCCTCCTTGCCCGCTTCCGGGAGTACTACGGCCAGGTGCGCTTCTGGCGGGAGCAGGCCCTCACCTGCCCCCTCACGGGCCTCCCCAACCGCCGCGCCTTGGAGATGGCCCTGGAGCGGGAGGCGGCCCGGGTGGAGCGGGGGGAGAGGCCCTTCAGCCTGGTCCTCATGGACCTGGACGACTTCAAGAAGTTCAACGACGAGCGGGGCCATCCGGAGGGGGACCGCCTTTTGAAGGAGGTGGCCCGCTACCTGAAAGAGCACGTGCGCCAGGGGGACCTGGTGGGCCGCTGGGGTGGGGAGGAGTTCGCCCTCCTCCTCCCCGCCACGGACCCCCT harbors:
- a CDS encoding EVE domain-containing protein, producing MAYWLLKSEPEVYSIEDLKREGRALWDGVRNYQARNYLMQMQEGDLCFFYHSRALPPGIAGLCRVVRTLLPDPTQFDPQSPYFDPKATPERPRWFTVEVEFLEAWPLIPLEALKALFPKDHPLVKRGNRLSVMPVPPEVAEALIARRGSR
- a CDS encoding FAD-binding oxidoreductase, translating into MGVREELRRRFGPRALLARAEKEVYRYDAILVGESPLAVVLPETREEVQTLVRLARRYGLPLVPRGAGSGLSGGAVPEEGAIVVAFTRMTRLELFPEARTAWAEPGVTTARLSEAARPFGLFYPPDPASYRTSTLGGNLGENAGGPLCFKYGVTGDYVLEVEFVDAEGEVHRLDRRAYDLPGLLIGSEGTLGLLTGARLRLLPLPPHRATLMAAFPGVEPLAEAVSQAIALGAVPARMEFMDPACVNAVEDYLGMGLPRGEALLLVETDGEEREEVEAELALLQETALRFGARVRRAKDGAEAEALWRARRAVSPALGRIRPKRVNEDIAVPRSALPKVVAEIAELGRAFGLIVVQFGHIGDGNLHPNILFDPKRESEERVWELAHEIARVALKHGGVLSGEHGIGLMKRAFLAEALDGETLKALRAVKGALDPHGLFNPGKVLPP
- a CDS encoding GGDEF domain-containing protein, which codes for MDWGRVLYTVAWVGLPMGIGVQLLHNPPKDPRLYLAYPLFGLLFAWALLQEPRKAPKLLTHALGAYLVFEAWRAGREYFVVGFWSPALYLLAAFAYPLPYALAAGAFWGGLLVLLPLLLGQGGFPFPHYALAQPVLLALSLLLARFREYYGQVRFWREQALTCPLTGLPNRRALEMALEREAARVERGERPFSLVLMDLDDFKKFNDERGHPEGDRLLKEVARYLKEHVRQGDLVGRWGGEEFALLLPATDPLQAERLSERLREGLKALGVSASFGVAGYRGDLEELYRRADEALYRAKEKGKDRVMRATREG